In one Solanum lycopersicum chromosome 11, SLM_r2.1 genomic region, the following are encoded:
- the LOC101249231 gene encoding putative late blight resistance protein homolog R1B-16: MAYAALSSLMYTLEQLFKPNQSFVCRSCTQQHVESLQKNLSALQDFLDDTTKDIETLKLIEKRIRDVIYKAEDKVDSTLRSIILADCTESREGACKLFEEELVLVEKDVDSLRKEVMQMEFNKHGTRYETTPSSPQKSSIDEENTIIGMDDEFNTILDRLTTQTNELTVIPIFGMGGIGKTTLAKKVYDDSYIRSRFDKHAWVTISEDFNQRQMLLEVASSITGSNQEKSDDQLMEIVYKGLKGRRFLIVIDDIWSTEAWDQMQRIFPNDKNKSRILLTTRLKYVADNVSCPEFPPHCKSFLSLDDSWNLFTEKLFKKDSCPRQLVKLGKHIVQQCQGLPLSIIVVAGLLVKMDLTRDNWKKVEENLKSFFGTVSERCQSILSLSYNYLPQYLRACFLYVGGFPEDTEIGVSKLIRLWIAEQFIKARSNKRLEVVAEEYLQELIDRSLILAGKQRANGRMRSCKIHDLLRQLCLSKAHTENVVHVMNGNVVEAIDDQRRMILLSEVEEKHDYYSMMQHSSDIVRTFISMQVDFPTQIVSQFKLLKVLDVLSIDYDFSSVISELVQLRYVAARIREAVSVAKLRNLQTIILQSLERNELKQAIDIWRMTELRHVDIRSPLYISNPLEAENPLFLNNLQTLFLHYSPFVAEIIRRIPNLKKLKIVDDSENLDWPAILDSLSLIQDLETLHIKTMKWMVFSGENFPPNLKQLKLTHTYIPWEVVKLLANLPNLEVLKGYHAFDGTYWKLDEDIVFHNLKYLLLSGCYYLKRWEAEPANFPKLEQIILDNFSAMKEIPESIGEIMTLKFIRVIWCSSGVEKSARKIQEEQESFGNYDLQLQITPKFW; the protein is encoded by the exons ATGGCTTATGCTGCTCTTTCTTCACTTATGTATACATTAGAACAACTCTTCAAACCTAACCAATCTTTCGTTTGTCGAAGTTGTACACAACAACATGTCGAATCTCTCCAAAAAAATCTTTCTGCTCTGCAAGATTTTCTTGACGATACCACAAAGGATATTGAAACTCTTAAGTTAATAGAAAAGAGGATCAGAGATGTAATATACAAAGCAGAAGATAAAGTTGATTCAACTCTAAGAAGCATCATTCTAGCTGATTGCACAGAGAGTAGAGAAGGGGCTTGTAAGTTGTTTGAGGAAGAATTGGTACTAGTGGAAAAAGATGTTGATTCTCTAAGGAAAGAGGTGATGCAGATGGAGTTTAACAAGCATGGAACAAGATATGAAACAACTCCATCCTCACCACAAAAAAGTAGTATTGATGAAGAAAATACTATTATTGGGATGGACGATGAATTCAACACCATACTTGATCGCCTCACTACCCAAACAAACGAGTTAACTGTCATACCAATTTTTGGTATGGGCGGTATCGGTAAGACAACTCTTGCCAAAAAAGTTTATGATGATTCATATATTCGCTCTCGATTTGATAAACATGCATGGGTTACTATCTCTGAAGATTTCAACCAGAGACAAATGCTTCTTGAAGTTGCCTCTTCAATTACCGGAAGCAATCAAGAGAAGAGCGATGATCAACTAATGGAGATTGTCTATAAAGGTCTCAAGGGTAGGAGATTTCTAATTGTCATAGATGATATTTGGAGTACTGAAGCATGGGACCAAATGCAAAGAATATTCCCAAATGATAAGAATAAAAGCCGAATTCTATTAACCACTCGTCTCAAGTATGTTGCCGATAATGTCAGCTGTCCTGAGTTTCCACCTCATTGTAAGTCTTTTCTTAGTCTAGATGATAGTTGGAATCTATTCACcgaaaaattattcaaaaaagatTCATGTCCTCGTCAACTTGTAAAACTTGGGAAGCACATTGTACAACAATGTCAAGGATTACCTCTCTCAATTATTGTTGTCGCTGGACTTCTTGTGAAAATGGACTTAACGCGTGACAACTGGAAGAAGGTTGAGGAAAATCTGAAGTCATTCTTTGGTACGGTGTCCGAACGGTGCCAATCAATTCTTTCTCTGAGCTACAATTACTTGCCCCAATATTTGAGGGCTTGTTTTCTCTATGTTGGAGGTTTTCCTGAAGATACGGAGATTGGTGTTTCCAAGTTGATTAGGCTGTGGATTGCTGAGCAATTCATAAAGGCAAGAAGCAATAAAAGGTTAGAAGTGGTGGCAGAGGAGTATCTACAAGAGTTAATTGATAGAAGTCTAATTTTGGCTGGTAAACAAAGGGCTAATGGAAGGATGAGAAGTTGCAAAATTCATGATCTTCTTCGCCAACTATGCCTAAGTAAAGCTCATACTGAAAATGTTGTGCATGTCATGAATGGGAATGTTGTCGAAGCCATAGATGATCAACGTCGAATGATCCTTCTGTCTGAAGTTGAAGAGAAGCATGATTATTATAGTATGATGCAACATAGCAGTGATATAGTTCGCACCTTTATTTCAATGCAAGTAGATTTTCCAACACAGATTGTTTCACAGTTCAAGTTGCTTAAGGTATTGGATGTATTATCAATTGATTACGACTTCTCTAGTGTAATATCTGAGCTTGTACAATTGAGATATGTTGCTGCAAGAATTAGGGAAGCTGTTTCAGTAGCCAAATTGAGAAATCTACAAACCATAATTCTTCAAAGTCTTGAAAGGAATGAGTTGAAGCAGGCAATAGATATCTGGAGAATGACAGAGCTAAGGCATGTGGATATCAGATCGCCACTATATATATCTAATCCTCTTGAGGCAGAAAATCCTTTGTTTCTGAATAACTTGCAAACACTTTTTCTCCATTATTCACCTTTTGTTGCGGAAATCATCAGAAGAATTCCCAATCTAAAAAAGCTAAAGATTGTAGATGATTCTGAGAATCTTGATTGGCCTGctattcttgattctcttagtCTTATACAGGATCTGGAGACACTACACATAAAAACCATGAAATGGATGGTTTTCTCTGGGGAAAATTTCCCTCCTAATCTCAAGCAATTGAAATTAACGCATACTTATATACCATGGGAAGTTGTGAAATTGCTCGCCAATTTACCCAATCTTGAGGTGCTCAAAGGGTATCATGCATTCGATGGAACATATTGGAAATTAGATGAAGATATTGTGtttcacaatttaaaatatctaCTACTGAGTGGGTGCTATTATCTCAAAAGGTGGGAAGCAGAACCTGCCAATTTTCCGAAGCTTGAGCAAATAATACTGGATAATTTTTCTGCTATGAAGGAGATTCCGGAGAGTATTGGAGAaataatgacactaaaattcatCCGAGTAATATGGTGCAGCTCCGGTGTAGAGAAAAGTGCAAGGAAGATccaagaagaacaagaaagctttggaaattatgatcttcaacttcaaattactCCTAAG TTTTGGTGA
- the LOC138339211 gene encoding uncharacterized protein, with translation MITRKIPFVHSFSSGEALPEAVVEAPARGRGRSRARGHASSTIIARGRGRGAALVRGRAREVSTEPQIDGREDQVPPDPVVTPLLQDTLLRVLSVLEGFSLGGGATTTPHDSRTREESQTQEQQQAPVVQDVVGQLQISRFKMTLHQKLGVKLHRWLFWQRMRNLRGLARDWWRTYSGGFPIGYPPMTWEQFASAFQDCFIPWSVREESCLRFESLRQHGLSVTKYEARFCQLSRHALAIIPDETERICRFLRGLTFSIRSVVFLTSREGSSFQSIVSTAKEAELMKRKEFGDPKRARISGQFHGASSGGRGSQRTRPPAPQGRGRGRVQSGRGDRVSSSSVVDQQSGGRGTTQAGDGRGGHCYAFPGRPEAEISDVVITGSTFSYVSTYFASKLDMICDSMTVPIRVSTPMGVPPGRDIDFAIDLQSGTKPISIPPYRMRASLFSKIDLRSGYHKLKIKASDIPKTDFRTRYGHYEFLVMSFGLTNAPATFTELMNGVFRPYLDSFVIVFIDDILDTWCLRRELEEIRPRLRQLEAGRDLLHLLRLGVLWDWQAIIDDLFRDVGFQWSDECEESFQKLKTLLTFAPVLTLPEEGVDFTVYCDASGVGLGGVLMQKGKVIAYAFRQLKYHEKNYPTHDLKLAAVISEESDGMIACIEARSSLVEQIRAHQLTKSAHFIPVRVKYMAEKLALQHGLGTQLDMSTTFHPQTDGQSERTIQVLEDMLRACVIDFRYRWDRHLPLAEFAYDNNYHFSIQMAPFKALYGRRCRSLIVELGPDLTYQVEPIAILDRKIRKLMTKELVSVKVQWKHRSVREVTWETESDMRARYPQLF, from the exons ATGATTACGAGGAAAattccttttgttcattctttctcatc aggggaggcacttcccgaggcagttgttgaggccccagctaggggtaggggtagatctcgagctagaggtcaTGCTAGTAGTACGATAATAGCCAGAGGACGTGGACGTGGGGCAGCACTAGTGAGAGGgcgtgctagagaggtctctacagaacctcagattgatggcagagaggaccaggttcctccagatcctgtagtcacacctttgcttcaggatacactattgagggtgttaagtgtgctagagggaTTTTCTCTGGGTGGTGGTGcgactaccacaccacatgactctcgtactagagaggaGTCTCAAacccaagagcagcaacaagctccAGTTGTTCAGGATGTTGTGGGGCAACTACAGATCTCGCGATTCAAAATGACGTTGCACCAGaagttgggggtcaagttgcacCGGTGGTTGTTTTGGCAGAGGATGAGAAac cttcgtggactagcgagagactggtggaggacttattcgggggGTTTTCCAATTGGATATCCTCCAatgacttgggagcagtttgctagtgcattccaagattgttttatcccatggagcgtgagagaggagagttgcttgaggtttgagagtctaAGACAGcatggtttatcggttacaaAGTATGAGGCACGCttttgccagttgtctaggcatgcgttggccattattccaGATGAGACTGAGAGGATCTGCAGATTTCTGAGGGGATTGACCTTCTCTATCAGGTCAGTTGTGTTTCTGACATCTAGAGAGGGGTCTTCTttccagtccattgtgagcACCGCCAAAGAGGCGGAATTGATGAAGAGAaaggagtttggggaccctaaaagggCTCGTATATCAGGtcagtttcatggtgcctcatctggaggtaggggatcacagaga actagaccaccagcaccacagggtagaggtcgtggcagagttcagtcaggtagaggtgatagagtttctagtagcAGTGTTGTAGAtcagcagagtgggggtagaggtaccacccaggcTGGAGAtggacgaggaggccactgttatgctttccccgggagacctgaggcggagatctctgatgttgttattacag gttctacattctcttatgtgtctacatATTTTGCTTCTAAacttgatatgatatgtgatagcatgactgtacctattcgtgtttctacacccatgg gtgttcctcccggtagggatatcgattttgctattgatttgcagtcgggcactaagcctatttctatccctccataCCGTATG agagcatcattgttctctaagattgatttgaggtctgggtatcataAGTTGAAGATTAaggcatcagatatccctaagacagatTTTCGGActcggtatgggcattatgagttcctagtgatgtccttcggattgactaatgcccctgcaacATTCacggagttgatgaatggggtttttcgaccataccttgattcttttgtgattgttttcatcgatgacatcttg GAcacgtggtgtctaaggagGGAATTAGAGGAGATCCGaccaagattgaggcagttagaggctggacgcgacctacttcacctactgagattaggagttttgtgggattggcaggctattatcgacgatttgttcaga GATGTgggttttcagtggtctgatgagtgtgaggagagctttcaaaagctcaagactttgttgacttttGCTCCTGTGTTAactctacctgaggagggtgtagactttactgtgtattgtgatgcttcaggagttggtttgggtggtgtgttgatgcaaaaggggaaagtgattgcttatgcttttaGGCAGTTGAAAtaccatgagaagaactaccctactcatgatttgaagttggcggctgtg ATTTCAgaagagagtgatgggatgattgcttgtattgaggctcggtcttctttagtcgagcaaatccgtgcacacca gctgaccaagtctgcccacttcattccggttcgGGTGAAGTATATGGCAGAAAAGTTA gcattacaacatggtctgggtactcagttagatatgagcacaacatttcaccctcagactgatggtcagtctgagcggacaattcaggtgttggaagatatgctccGAGCGTGTGTAATCGATTTCAGATATAGATGGGatcgacatttacccttagcggagtttgcctATGATAACAATTATCACTttagtatccagatggccccATTTAAGGCGTTGTATGGAAGACGGTGTAGGTCTCTGATTG TGGAGCtgggtccagacttgacatATCAGGTTGAGCCTATAGCTATATTGGATAGGAAAATCCGAAAGCTTATGACCAAGGAGCTTGTTTCAgtgaaggttcaatggaagcaCCGTTCAGTAAGAGAAGTAACTTGGGAGAcagagtctgacatgcgtgccagatatcctcaacttttttaA